One region of Daphnia pulicaria isolate SC F1-1A chromosome 7, SC_F0-13Bv2, whole genome shotgun sequence genomic DNA includes:
- the LOC124349086 gene encoding cuticle protein 7-like translates to MKSTVCCLLVLAVAAQAQHYYNNYGYAGLGAGYGGYAGYYPVAPAAPVAYHGVPAAVPAVVPAYGYPSFTSTQYHAQDEMGQARFGYAHPGQAASNYRDGLGNQIGSYAYFNPEGKEVRVSYTADHRGFRVLSNDLPVAPVANLVAPVQVPETIEVAQAKAAHLAAHAEATAAHAAAKAALPVTPVAAAAPTTTA, encoded by the exons ATGAAATCTACC GTGTGCTGCCTGTTGGTTCTCGCTGTTGCTGCTCAAGCCCAGCATTACTATAACAACTATGGATACGCTGGACTAGGTGCTGGCTACGGTGGATATGCTGGATACTATCCAGTTGCTCCGGCCGCTCCGGTCGCTTATCACGGAGTCCCAGCTGCTGTTCCAGCCGTCGTTCCCGCATACGGTTACCCCAGCTTCACTTCCACCCAGTATCACGCTCAGGATGAGATGGGTCAGGCCAGATTCGGTTATGCTCACCCTGGACAGGCCGCTTCCAACTATCGCGATGGTTTGGGCAACCAGATCGGCAGCTACGCTTACTTCAATCCCGAAGGTAAAGAGGTCCGCGTTTCCTACACCGCCGATCACCGAGGCTTCCGTGTCCTTTCCAACGACTTGCCAGTGGCTCCCGTTGCCAACCTGGTAGCACCGGTTCAAGTTCCAGAAACCATCGAAGTGGCTCAGGCTAAGGCCGCTCACTTGGCCGCTCACGCCGAGGCTACAGCCGCTCACGCTGCCGCCAAAGCCGCCCTTCCAGTTACACCTGTTGCAGCTGCTGCACCCACCACGACCGCCTAG
- the LOC124349078 gene encoding cuticle protein 7-like, whose amino-acid sequence MQSIVAYLLVTVVATQARWISPGYQMGGYSGYYPVAPAAPVAYHGVPAAVPAVVPAYGYPSFTSTQYHAQDEMGQARFGYAHPGQAASNYRDAMGNQIGSYAYFNPEGKEVRVSYTADHRGFRVLSNDLPVAPVANLVAPVQVPETVEVAQAKAAHFAAHAEANAALAAARAAAAVPVTPVAAADPSAAAAPATPAVSDPAAPAVSADTTKTA is encoded by the exons ATGCAGTCGATC GTTGCTTACCTTTTGGTTACGGTTGTGGCTACTCAAGCCAGATGGATTAGCCCTGGATATCAAATGGGTGGATATAGTGGATACTATCCAGTTGCTCCGGCCGCCCCAGTCGCTTACCACGGAGTTCCAGCTGCAGTTCCAGCAGTCGTTCCCGCATACGGTTACCCCAGCTTCACTTCCACCCAGTATCACGCTCAGGACGAGATGGGTCAGGCCAGATTCGGTTATGCTCACCCTGGACAGGCCGCCTCCAACTACCGTGATGCTATGGGCAACCAGATCGGCAGCTACGCTTACTTCAATCCCGAAGGTAAAGAGGTCCGCGTTTCCTACACCGCCGATCACCGAGGCTTCCGTGTCCTTTCCAACGACTTGCCAGTGGCTCCCGTTGCCAACCTGGTAGCACCGGTTCAAGTTCCAGAAACCGTCGAAGTGGCTCAGGCTAAGGCCGCCCATTTTGCCGCTCACGCCGAGGCTAATGCCGCCCTCGCTGCTGCCagagccgctgctgctgttccagTTACACCTGTAGCCGCAGCAGATCCCAGTGCCGCTGCTGCTCCAGCAACTCCGGCCGTTTCAGATCCTGCTGCTCCCGCTGTGTCGGCCGACACCACCAAAACTGCATGA